Proteins found in one Quercus robur chromosome 2, dhQueRobu3.1, whole genome shotgun sequence genomic segment:
- the LOC126699568 gene encoding patatin-like protein 2 has protein sequence MEKTLSFQLQPPTYGNLITILSIDGGGVRGIIPATILAFLESQLQELDGEDARLADYFDVIAGTSTGGLVTSMLTAPDENNRPLFAAKDIKPFYLEHCPKIFPQKRGLCGAIQKIYRSLRGPRYDGQYLHKVVREKLGETRLHSTLTNVVIPTFDITHLQPTIFSSYEVKNFPCLDAQLSDICIGTSAAPTYLPAYQFKNQDNEGNVRKFNLIDGGVAANNPTLVAINQVTKQVFKENPDFFPIKPMDYGRFLVISVGTGSSKTAEKYNAKKAARWGTLGWLHHGGSVPLVDVFTQASADMVDVHIAVLFQALRSEHNYLRIQDDTLTGTDASVDVSTKQNLEKLQYIGERILKKPVSRVNLETGLSEPVENGGTNEEALKKFAKILSRERMLRDAKSPHTKRHF, from the exons ATGGAAAAAACATTGTCATTTCAACTTCAACCCCCTACTTATGGGAACTTGATCACCATTCTCAGCATTGATGGGGGAGGTGTCAGGGGGATCATCCCTGCAACTATCTTAGCTTTCCTTGAATCACAACTTCAG GAGTTGGATGGTGAGGACGCTAGACTTGCAGACTACTTTGATGTCATTGCGGGAACAAGCACAGGTGGTCTTGTAACTTCCATGTTAACTGCTCCAGATGAAAACAATCGTCCTCTCTTTGCTGCTAAAGATATTAAGCCCTTCTATCTTGAACACTGTCCTAAAATTTTCCCACAAAAGAG AGGCTTGTGTGGAGCAATCCAAAAAATATACAGATCACTGAGAGGACCTAGGTATGATGGGCAATACCTTCACAAGGTTGTGAGGGAGAAATTAGGAGAGACTCGGCTGCATAGCACTTTGACGAATGTTGTGATACCAACTTTTGATATCACGCATTTACAGCCAACCATTTTCTCATCCTATGAG GTGAAAAACTTCCCTTGTTTGGATGCACAATTGTCCGACATATGCATTGGTACTTCGGCAGCTCCAACTTATCTTCCTGCCTACCAATTCAAAAACCAAGATAATGAAGGGAATGTTCGAAAATTCAATCTTATAGATGGTGGTGTTGCTGCAAACAATCCG ACATTAGTAGCCATAAACCAAGTGACTAAACAGGTCTTCAAAGAAAATCCTGATTTCTTCCCAATCAAACCCATGGACTATGGCCGCTTTCTAGTAATTTCAGTAGGCACCGGCTCATCAAAGACAGCAGAAAAATACAATGCTAAAAAGGCAGCCAGGTGGGGCACTCTGGGTTGGTTACATCATGGTGGTTCTGTTCCACTAGTGGATGTGTTTACTCAAGCAAGTGCAGATATGGTTGATGTCCATATTGCTGTGCTGTTCCAAGCTCTTCGTTCAGAACATAATTACCTTCGAATTCAA GATGACACCTTGACCGGGACAGATGCTTCAGTTGATGTGtctacaaaacaaaacttgGAAAAACTTCAATATATAGGAGAAAGAATATTGAAGAAACCAGTATCACGGGTGAATTTAGAGACGGGTTTGTCAGAACCAgtcgaaaatggaggcacaaATGAGGAAGCTTTGAAAAA GTTTGCAAAAATACTCTCACGAGAAAGGATGCTTCGAGATGCAAAATCTCCACACACGAAAAGGCACTTCTAA